In Vibrio celticus, one genomic interval encodes:
- the recC gene encoding exodeoxyribonuclease V subunit gamma: MFTVYHSNKVDTLKILLVHLIKSDPLANPFEKEQILVQSPGMSQWLKMELAKEFGVAANIDFPLPATFIWDMFTQVLPDVPKRSAFNKEAMTWKLMSLLPAKLDHPDFLPLQRYLENDEDDSKLYQLAEKIADIFDGYLVYRPEWMAMWEAGEPVAELIDDEGQQEHPWQPILWQALYEQTLSQGQSKYHRGNLYHDFIEALANQQGKLQHLPKRLFVFGISSLPPRYMDALKALGEQIDVHLMFTNPCQHYWGDIRDRKYLARVEAQRRKQFALVDGLPKLEGEASPLKDGIEANIEDELHTSQAVGNSLLASMGKLGRDNLFLLSQSDCEEHEFFIDVERDNLLHQLQADILQLEEHQDDHILDSSNHKQVVELGDRSLTVHACHSPMREVEVLHDQLLAMFDANPTLKPRDIIVMVSDINAYSPAIQAVFGNAPGERYIPYSISDRTADQESPILTAFMQLVALPNTRCLASELLELLEIPAMMARFGIDEFQFEQAKQWVEEAGIRWGVDSSTATEFDLPATEQNTWLFGIQRMLLGYAMSDSAGLFETEHSPIAAYNEVQGINAELAGKLAHFIDRIAHYRQRLTETQSIDMWRETLLQMIDDFFAVELEGEVVLKSIRDALSQLNEQLDDALYEQELSPSIIYQYLNNKLSGARISQRFLAGQVNFCTLMPMRSIPFKTVCLLGMNDGVYPRSMPPEGFDLMNGRTRPGDRSRRDDDRYLFLEAMLSAQECLYISYVGRSIQDNTERVPSVLVSELIEYCQQNYCLSADQALPSDDSGIKLTQAISFEHTMTPFSPAAFTQGDSSHVLSYAKEWLPAANRSGERSGEFNRALDDYLLGATYPLELDLVELQRFWRLPVQYFFNRRLKVVFEPPLPVMEDDEPFVLNGLESFQLKDALLQVLLDHPEGADEAVRLFVSEQKAQGRLPVGAFGDIEFETNRVQAEDLAKEIRFVSGQPQQDLEVNIEFDVLGEGKPVRLMGWLTQNYQSGLVRFRSGKIRSQDYLAAWVDHLCCAVMGHGKTTHIIGYDRKEGVVHQTLQPIGDAQQAKSLLAELVRLFYQGMTAPLPYFPKTALAGVEAGFSRGKWVDDEEKSLKKMADTFNDSFAFTGEGRDTYISRIWPKWDEELAAESRMYSTLVLQAARLAAADLEDQE; the protein is encoded by the coding sequence TTGTTTACTGTTTACCATTCCAATAAAGTTGATACTTTAAAAATCCTTCTCGTTCACTTAATCAAAAGTGATCCTTTAGCCAATCCTTTCGAAAAAGAGCAGATCTTGGTTCAGAGCCCAGGTATGTCTCAATGGCTTAAGATGGAACTCGCCAAAGAGTTTGGTGTAGCAGCAAATATAGACTTTCCTCTTCCAGCAACCTTCATTTGGGATATGTTTACCCAAGTGCTTCCTGATGTGCCTAAACGCAGTGCTTTTAACAAAGAAGCGATGACGTGGAAGCTGATGAGTTTGTTACCCGCTAAGCTTGACCACCCTGATTTTTTACCTCTACAACGCTACCTTGAAAACGACGAAGATGATTCGAAGTTGTACCAATTGGCAGAAAAAATTGCCGATATCTTCGATGGTTACTTGGTGTATCGACCTGAATGGATGGCGATGTGGGAAGCGGGAGAGCCCGTTGCAGAACTTATCGATGATGAGGGACAACAAGAGCACCCTTGGCAACCGATTTTGTGGCAAGCACTCTATGAGCAAACCCTGTCTCAAGGCCAATCAAAATACCACCGTGGCAATTTGTACCACGACTTCATTGAAGCGCTAGCTAATCAACAAGGTAAATTGCAACATCTGCCTAAACGCTTATTTGTGTTTGGTATCTCTTCGTTGCCTCCTCGTTACATGGATGCGTTGAAAGCACTCGGTGAGCAGATTGATGTGCACTTGATGTTTACCAACCCTTGCCAACATTACTGGGGCGATATTCGCGACCGTAAATATTTGGCAAGAGTTGAAGCCCAGCGTCGTAAGCAGTTTGCGTTGGTTGATGGTTTACCTAAATTGGAGGGTGAAGCTTCACCATTGAAAGATGGCATTGAAGCTAATATTGAAGACGAACTGCATACCAGCCAAGCCGTGGGTAATAGTTTACTTGCGTCTATGGGGAAACTGGGCAGAGATAACCTGTTTTTACTATCTCAATCAGACTGCGAAGAGCATGAGTTCTTTATTGATGTTGAGAGAGATAACCTATTGCATCAACTGCAAGCCGATATTCTCCAGTTAGAAGAACATCAAGACGACCACATATTAGATTCCAGTAACCATAAACAGGTTGTTGAACTTGGCGATCGCTCTCTGACCGTACATGCGTGTCACAGCCCAATGCGTGAGGTTGAAGTCCTTCATGATCAGCTGTTGGCGATGTTTGATGCCAACCCGACCCTGAAACCACGCGATATCATCGTGATGGTGTCTGACATCAATGCCTATAGCCCAGCGATTCAGGCAGTATTTGGTAATGCCCCGGGTGAGCGTTATATCCCTTACTCGATCTCAGATAGAACCGCCGACCAAGAAAGCCCAATCCTGACCGCCTTCATGCAGTTGGTCGCACTGCCGAATACGCGTTGTTTAGCGTCTGAGTTGCTAGAGTTGTTAGAAATCCCTGCAATGATGGCACGCTTTGGTATTGATGAATTTCAATTTGAGCAAGCCAAGCAGTGGGTTGAAGAAGCGGGTATCCGTTGGGGCGTCGATTCTTCTACGGCAACCGAGTTTGATTTGCCTGCCACGGAGCAAAATACTTGGCTGTTTGGTATCCAGCGCATGCTATTGGGCTACGCGATGTCGGATTCTGCAGGTTTGTTTGAAACTGAACACTCTCCAATTGCTGCTTATAACGAAGTTCAGGGCATTAACGCCGAACTTGCAGGTAAGTTAGCGCACTTTATCGATCGTATCGCTCATTACCGTCAACGCCTTACTGAGACCCAATCTATCGACATGTGGCGTGAAACCTTGCTGCAAATGATTGATGATTTCTTTGCGGTTGAGTTAGAAGGTGAGGTGGTGCTTAAGTCGATTCGCGATGCACTTTCTCAACTGAATGAACAGCTTGATGATGCCTTGTACGAACAAGAGCTATCGCCAAGCATTATCTATCAGTACTTGAATAATAAACTGTCGGGCGCGCGTATTAGTCAGCGTTTCTTAGCGGGACAAGTTAACTTCTGTACCCTGATGCCGATGCGTTCTATTCCGTTCAAAACCGTTTGTCTATTAGGCATGAATGATGGTGTTTACCCGCGCTCAATGCCACCAGAAGGGTTTGATTTGATGAACGGGCGCACTCGTCCCGGAGACCGTTCTCGTCGTGATGATGACCGCTACCTATTCTTAGAGGCGATGTTGTCAGCGCAAGAATGTTTGTACATAAGCTATGTCGGCCGTTCGATTCAAGATAATACTGAGCGAGTGCCGTCGGTATTGGTTTCAGAGTTGATTGAGTACTGCCAGCAGAACTATTGCCTAAGTGCAGATCAAGCGCTACCAAGTGATGATTCTGGTATCAAGCTGACTCAAGCGATCAGTTTTGAACACACCATGACGCCATTTAGCCCGGCTGCCTTTACTCAAGGTGATTCAAGCCATGTGCTGAGTTACGCCAAAGAATGGCTTCCTGCGGCTAACCGTTCCGGTGAACGCAGTGGTGAATTCAATCGTGCCTTGGATGACTATTTGCTTGGTGCGACCTATCCATTGGAATTGGATTTGGTTGAGCTGCAGCGTTTCTGGCGCTTGCCAGTGCAATACTTCTTTAATCGCCGCCTAAAAGTGGTGTTTGAGCCCCCGCTTCCGGTAATGGAAGACGATGAACCGTTCGTGCTTAATGGTTTAGAAAGTTTCCAACTAAAAGACGCTTTGCTTCAAGTATTACTCGATCATCCTGAAGGGGCGGATGAAGCGGTTCGCTTGTTTGTCTCTGAGCAAAAAGCTCAAGGTCGATTACCGGTTGGCGCTTTTGGTGATATCGAATTTGAAACCAACCGCGTTCAAGCAGAAGACTTAGCCAAAGAGATTCGATTTGTAAGTGGGCAGCCACAACAAGATCTCGAGGTAAATATTGAATTTGACGTACTAGGTGAGGGCAAACCGGTTCGTTTGATGGGTTGGCTGACTCAAAACTATCAATCGGGTTTAGTGCGTTTCCGTAGTGGCAAAATTCGCTCGCAAGATTACTTGGCTGCGTGGGTCGATCACTTGTGTTGTGCGGTGATGGGGCACGGCAAAACGACTCATATTATTGGCTATGACAGAAAAGAAGGCGTGGTTCACCAAACGCTACAACCTATCGGCGATGCGCAGCAGGCGAAGAGTTTATTAGCTGAGTTAGTGCGACTGTTCTATCAAGGTATGACTGCACCACTGCCGTATTTCCCGAAAACCGCCTTAGCCGGCGTTGAAGCGGGCTTTAGCCGTGGTAAATGGGTCGATGATGAAGAGAAGTCGCTCAAGAAAATGGCCGATACTTTTAATGATAGCTTCGCTTTCACGGGCGAGGGTCGAGATACCTACATCTCGCGTATTTGGCCTAAGTGGGACGAGGAGCTGGCGGCTGAGTCGCGTATGTATTCAACGCTTGTGTTACAGGCGGCTAGGTTGGCGGCTGCCGATCTGGAAGATCAGGAGTAA
- a CDS encoding TDT family transporter: MIQRIKYRLTGAPTPIAGLALAIASLGWCWDGVLVAQGILHTPGLVQWFSAAIAAVLLLVLAVKFLIHGHLLRADLAHPVVGSVVPTFAMGCMVVSASLAPISQFLQEAMWLASVALHVVFLMSFLYHRAKNFEIHHMVPSWFVPPIGIIVADVSFSGNPVLEPVANATLVFGLLVYAVMLPIMVYRLIFSHEVPDAAKPTIAIMAAPASLSLAGYLTVTASPSPVIIGLLFGIAVLMTFIIYMAFFKLLRLPFSPGYAAFTFPIVIGATALFKLAAWMQAQGIEAHYINQVFGLAYLELIVATFVVGYVAVRYYMNYKPHRVLSAVGSRL, translated from the coding sequence ATGATTCAACGTATTAAATATAGATTAACAGGAGCCCCAACACCCATTGCAGGGTTAGCACTAGCAATCGCAAGCTTAGGCTGGTGCTGGGATGGTGTTTTAGTCGCACAAGGTATTTTGCACACCCCAGGCTTAGTCCAGTGGTTCAGTGCAGCTATTGCAGCGGTATTGCTTCTTGTTTTAGCTGTGAAATTTTTGATTCATGGTCACCTATTGCGCGCAGATCTTGCTCACCCTGTTGTCGGCAGTGTGGTACCAACATTTGCAATGGGGTGTATGGTGGTGTCAGCGTCTTTGGCGCCAATCTCTCAGTTCTTACAAGAAGCTATGTGGTTGGCTTCTGTGGCTTTGCACGTTGTGTTTCTAATGAGCTTTTTGTACCACAGAGCTAAAAACTTTGAGATTCACCACATGGTGCCAAGCTGGTTTGTGCCACCGATCGGTATTATCGTCGCTGACGTCTCTTTCTCAGGTAATCCAGTTTTAGAGCCAGTAGCTAACGCGACTTTGGTATTCGGCTTATTGGTTTACGCAGTAATGCTACCAATCATGGTTTACCGTTTGATCTTCTCTCACGAAGTGCCAGATGCTGCAAAACCAACCATTGCGATTATGGCAGCACCGGCAAGCTTATCTCTGGCGGGTTACTTAACCGTTACTGCTAGCCCTTCACCTGTGATCATTGGTTTACTATTTGGTATTGCAGTGTTGATGACGTTTATTATCTATATGGCGTTTTTCAAACTACTTCGTCTTCCATTTAGCCCTGGTTATGCAGCGTTTACCTTCCCAATCGTGATTGGTGCAACAGCCTTGTTCAAACTGGCTGCGTGGATGCAAGCACAAGGTATTGAAGCGCATTACATCAATCAAGTGTTTGGCTTAGCGTATCTAGAATTGATTGTGGCAACGTTTGTAGTGGGTTATGTGGCGGTTCGTTATTACATGAATTACAAACCTCACCGTGTTCTAAGCGCGGTAGGCAGTAGATTGTAA
- a CDS encoding LysR family transcriptional regulator gives MANISIKQLKVFVTITQHSTLTAASEALFLSKAAVSMALGEMEKQLGHSLFDRVNNRLILNQEGHKLLPLADEILHRAAGIDVLFRDDQPLSGNLKVGASDTIGNQVAPFILSGFRERTQHQDQSLFISNSALICQKLVDYELDIALIEGKTLHPELISSQFSSDEMCIIVSNQHPLVAKEKVILSDLEDSHWILRESGSGTREFFLRAVAPRIEHWYESFELNTTEAIINSVSANLGFACLSRLAAQRAIDSGRVKALDVPLDMKRRFWMLVHKDKYQSPLLKSFMSYCEDWATHQD, from the coding sequence ATGGCTAATATTTCAATAAAACAGCTCAAAGTGTTCGTCACTATTACTCAGCACTCGACATTGACTGCTGCCTCTGAGGCTCTGTTTCTGTCTAAAGCTGCGGTCAGCATGGCACTAGGCGAAATGGAGAAACAACTCGGCCACTCTCTATTTGACCGGGTCAACAACCGATTAATTCTCAACCAAGAGGGACATAAGTTACTTCCATTGGCGGATGAAATATTACATCGTGCTGCTGGTATTGATGTTTTGTTCCGTGATGATCAGCCTTTAAGTGGCAATCTAAAGGTCGGCGCGAGTGACACGATTGGTAATCAGGTCGCACCGTTTATTTTGTCAGGCTTTCGCGAACGAACACAGCATCAGGATCAAAGCTTGTTCATTTCAAACAGTGCACTGATCTGCCAAAAGTTGGTGGATTATGAACTTGATATCGCGCTAATTGAAGGAAAAACATTACACCCTGAACTCATTTCGAGTCAGTTTAGCAGCGATGAAATGTGCATTATTGTTAGTAATCAACATCCTCTCGTTGCCAAAGAAAAAGTGATTTTAAGCGATTTAGAAGACAGCCATTGGATTTTACGTGAATCAGGCTCAGGGACTCGCGAGTTTTTCCTTCGTGCCGTCGCACCGCGCATCGAACATTGGTATGAATCTTTTGAACTCAACACCACAGAGGCGATCATCAATTCAGTTTCCGCCAATCTTGGATTCGCATGTCTATCACGACTGGCGGCACAACGAGCGATTGATTCAGGCCGAGTAAAAGCGCTCGATGTGCCACTCGACATGAAACGACGTTTCTGGATGCTGGTACACAAAGACAAATACCAGAGCCCGCTGCTGAAATCTTTCATGAGTTATTGTGAAGACTGGGCTACACATCAAGATTGA
- a CDS encoding YebG family protein, whose protein sequence is MAVIVKYVVERNGEEKMTFTSKAEADAYDKMLDMADELFELLGKSDLVEDEGKQEELAMYLAKNKEEVLYALGAKRKPAPKKAKKLEAVEDAEEDAA, encoded by the coding sequence ATGGCTGTTATCGTCAAGTACGTGGTGGAACGCAACGGAGAAGAGAAAATGACTTTTACCTCTAAAGCCGAAGCCGACGCATACGACAAAATGCTGGATATGGCTGATGAGCTTTTTGAACTTTTAGGCAAAAGCGATTTAGTTGAAGATGAAGGCAAGCAAGAAGAACTTGCAATGTACCTAGCGAAGAACAAAGAAGAAGTTCTTTACGCATTAGGTGCTAAGCGTAAACCAGCTCCGAAAAAAGCTAAGAAGCTTGAAGCTGTTGAAGACGCAGAAGAAGATGCAGCGTAA
- a CDS encoding iron-sulfur cluster assembly scaffold protein, which yields MHYSSEIQSMCPIQRGDLHTSAPIPVEGAMVSPKDVIAISGLSHGVGTCAPQQGAAKLTLNVKNGIIEEALIETIGCSGMTQSAAMAAEILTGRTILEALNTDLVCNAINVAMREIFLQFVYGRTQSAFSEGGLEIGAALEDLGQTQRSQVGTSYSTAAKGVRYLELAEGYVTKLALNDHSEVIGYEYINLGKMMKAINQGVPANEAADLATGTYGRFDEAVTTINPRQQ from the coding sequence ATGCACTACTCTTCAGAAATTCAATCAATGTGCCCTATTCAAAGGGGTGATCTACACACTTCAGCACCAATTCCAGTTGAAGGCGCTATGGTTAGTCCAAAAGATGTCATCGCTATTTCTGGCTTAAGCCATGGCGTCGGCACTTGTGCACCACAACAAGGTGCAGCAAAACTAACGCTGAACGTAAAAAACGGCATCATCGAAGAAGCACTAATCGAAACGATTGGTTGTTCAGGCATGACTCAATCAGCCGCGATGGCAGCAGAAATCCTCACCGGAAGAACCATTCTTGAAGCCCTAAATACTGACTTAGTGTGTAACGCTATTAACGTAGCCATGCGTGAAATCTTCCTGCAGTTTGTTTACGGTCGAACTCAATCAGCTTTCTCTGAAGGCGGTCTAGAAATTGGCGCTGCATTAGAAGACTTAGGTCAAACACAGCGCAGCCAAGTGGGTACCAGTTACTCAACCGCAGCAAAAGGCGTACGTTACCTAGAGCTTGCAGAAGGTTATGTGACCAAGCTAGCGCTTAATGATCACAGCGAAGTGATTGGCTACGAGTATATCAACCTCGGCAAAATGATGAAGGCGATTAACCAAGGTGTGCCAGCGAATGAAGCGGCCGACCTTGCGACAGGGACCTATGGCCGCTTCGATGAAGCCGTGACCACTATTAACCCACGCCAACAGTAA
- a CDS encoding GGGtGRT protein translates to MMNTQFNESVTRVLAEMNFDSLEQANQYCLSHNVDPKALVMDTQPIAFESAADAYILGSALALFRKATSAEQAANIIGEGLQAFTKPGSVAEQRQVGIGHGALAARLLNEESHCFAFLAGHESFAAAEGAIKIALNVNKSRKNPLKVILNGLGKDAAYLISRINGFTYVRTQYDYQTGELVETERRRFSQGPRGDILCYGADDVREGVAIMHREEVDVSITGNSTNPTRFQHPVAGIYKAERTRQGLPYFSVASGGGTGRTLHPDNVAAGPASYGMTDTMGRMHADAQFAGSSSVPAHVAMMGFIGMGNNPMVGATVALAVAVSESQNA, encoded by the coding sequence ATGATGAACACTCAATTTAATGAATCAGTAACTCGCGTATTGGCAGAAATGAACTTCGACTCTTTAGAGCAAGCGAACCAATACTGTCTATCACACAATGTCGACCCAAAAGCGTTAGTGATGGATACCCAACCTATTGCTTTTGAAAGCGCTGCCGATGCTTATATCCTTGGCTCAGCACTGGCGCTATTTCGCAAAGCCACCAGCGCAGAACAAGCAGCAAATATCATTGGTGAAGGCCTTCAAGCATTCACCAAACCTGGCAGTGTTGCTGAGCAACGCCAAGTGGGGATCGGCCACGGTGCGCTTGCTGCTCGTCTTCTGAATGAAGAGAGTCACTGCTTTGCTTTTCTTGCGGGTCACGAGTCTTTTGCTGCCGCTGAGGGCGCAATTAAAATCGCACTGAACGTCAACAAATCACGCAAAAACCCATTGAAAGTGATCTTAAATGGCCTAGGTAAAGATGCGGCTTATCTTATCTCGCGCATCAACGGCTTCACTTACGTGCGCACTCAATACGATTACCAAACAGGTGAACTTGTTGAAACTGAACGTCGCCGTTTCTCACAAGGCCCTCGCGGCGACATCTTGTGTTACGGCGCTGATGATGTACGTGAAGGTGTGGCTATCATGCACAGAGAAGAAGTGGATGTCAGTATTACGGGTAACTCAACCAACCCTACTCGCTTCCAACACCCTGTAGCGGGTATCTACAAAGCAGAACGTACTCGCCAAGGTTTGCCATACTTCTCAGTAGCTTCAGGCGGCGGTACAGGTCGAACATTACACCCAGATAACGTAGCAGCAGGCCCAGCGTCTTACGGCATGACAGATACCATGGGCAGAATGCACGCTGACGCCCAGTTCGCAGGTAGCTCTTCTGTTCCTGCTCACGTGGCGATGATGGGCTTCATCGGCATGGGCAACAATCCAATGGTCGGTGCTACAGTTGCATTGGCTGTCGCAGTGAGTGAATCTCAAAACGCATAG
- a CDS encoding MarC family protein, whose protein sequence is MKELIIHTITVFMGFFAIMNPIANTPIFLGLTGDNDRETVKSIAFRSVFIAFVIVSTFALSGKLIFDLFGITLYALRITGGILVFLIGFHMLQGDSTHAKAKEKVNSDAQRDAALSIAVSPLAMPILAGPGTIATAMNFASTEGIYETIITIVAFGLLCTLTYVLFVFGERFVKAVGPSALNVITRMMGLILAVIGMQMLIEGIEQAHKALFV, encoded by the coding sequence ATGAAAGAGCTCATCATTCATACCATTACCGTGTTCATGGGATTTTTTGCCATCATGAACCCAATCGCCAACACCCCAATCTTTCTTGGATTAACTGGTGACAATGACAGGGAAACGGTCAAGTCCATCGCCTTCCGTTCAGTGTTTATCGCATTCGTCATCGTCAGTACGTTTGCACTCTCTGGCAAACTGATCTTTGACCTCTTTGGTATCACGCTTTACGCACTGCGTATCACGGGCGGTATTCTGGTCTTTTTGATTGGCTTTCACATGCTACAAGGCGACTCAACACACGCCAAAGCGAAAGAGAAAGTCAACTCAGATGCCCAACGAGACGCGGCGCTAAGTATCGCAGTTTCACCTTTAGCTATGCCAATACTGGCCGGCCCCGGCACTATAGCCACCGCGATGAACTTTGCCAGCACCGAAGGCATCTACGAAACCATCATCACCATCGTCGCCTTTGGTCTACTGTGTACTTTAACCTATGTATTATTTGTATTCGGCGAACGCTTCGTTAAAGCGGTCGGACCAAGTGCACTGAACGTGATTACTCGAATGATGGGCTTAATACTCGCAGTTATCGGTATGCAGATGCTGATTGAAGGGATCGAGCAAGCTCATAAAGCGCTGTTTGTTTAA
- a CDS encoding bifunctional metallophosphatase/5'-nucleotidase — protein sequence MNFTKSLLVLSIGVAMVGCGSDSDDIIVPDMTLRIAHVNDTHSNFDPVKSSFTMGDDGKKVYNEFGGYPRLLKAADDIKAGAKADKEPLLFLHGGDAWQGTAYFKLNEGAANADLLSQMGLDAMVLGNHEFDLDTDKLASFINTVSFPVLANNMDTSKDQSLSNVDNLYPYQLFAFEGSEKRAITSVSDANDDEKVVAVIGVVLGDMPTIATGTGDVTFSDQITATQATINDLKTKGVNKIIVLSHIGNAADKELAANTTGIDIIVGGHSHTLLGDFTDLDQGNNGIYAEMIPQKDKVQKTCVVQAGQYAEAIGDVDVSFDINGNLLSCVGNNTLLSNDEFYHDSHREHQMISSDKDDVTSFIDNNDKITIKDEDIDLRTRIDATYKPALEAAYGDVVAAAPTEIGHERRPGDAGTDKHGSDVAPMIAQSMIYWANQPSVTAVTGKNVQIGLVGAGGVRTDIASGDFREGNATLELLPFSNYLSILTVKGEVIRNLIDTTIEPTLAEGAHAGKFPYVSGMRYTFTEDVKGVSGTVTSLEVNTGTEENPVWTTMNDADNYTVIVNNYNASGSDGWNVLGDAQLTSTDRQDIVISGNGFKTYKVNNLTYDGSTEKYSVNYDGGIKPCAEGSGDVCNTDAESFISWAEHKKVLEPLGFETTTIEYK from the coding sequence ATGAATTTTACTAAGTCTTTACTGGTGTTATCTATCGGCGTAGCGATGGTTGGTTGTGGCTCGGACAGTGACGATATTATTGTTCCCGATATGACATTACGCATTGCACATGTGAATGACACTCACTCAAACTTTGATCCTGTAAAATCAAGTTTTACTATGGGTGATGATGGCAAGAAGGTTTATAACGAATTTGGCGGTTATCCTCGCCTATTGAAAGCCGCTGATGATATCAAAGCGGGTGCTAAAGCTGACAAAGAACCTTTGTTATTCTTGCATGGTGGTGACGCATGGCAAGGTACCGCTTACTTTAAGCTAAATGAAGGTGCCGCAAACGCAGACTTGTTGTCACAGATGGGGTTAGATGCAATGGTACTTGGGAACCATGAATTCGATTTAGATACTGACAAGCTCGCATCGTTCATCAATACAGTTAGTTTTCCCGTGCTAGCAAATAATATGGATACATCAAAAGATCAGTCTTTAAGTAATGTAGATAATTTATACCCTTATCAATTGTTCGCATTTGAAGGCTCAGAAAAAAGAGCAATTACCTCTGTTTCTGATGCAAATGATGATGAGAAAGTTGTCGCTGTAATCGGTGTTGTTTTGGGGGATATGCCAACGATAGCTACCGGAACTGGTGATGTGACATTTAGTGACCAAATTACAGCAACTCAAGCCACTATAAATGATTTAAAAACCAAGGGTGTGAATAAAATCATTGTTCTATCACACATAGGGAATGCTGCCGATAAGGAGCTTGCTGCCAATACAACGGGTATCGATATTATTGTTGGCGGTCACTCTCATACTTTACTAGGTGACTTTACCGACCTTGATCAAGGTAATAATGGTATTTATGCCGAAATGATTCCACAAAAAGACAAGGTACAAAAGACTTGTGTGGTTCAAGCTGGTCAGTATGCGGAAGCTATCGGAGACGTTGATGTATCATTTGACATAAATGGTAATCTTCTCTCCTGCGTTGGGAACAATACTCTATTATCAAATGATGAGTTTTATCACGATTCTCATCGAGAACATCAAATGATTAGTTCTGATAAAGATGATGTAACTTCGTTTATTGATAATAACGACAAAATTACGATAAAAGATGAAGATATAGATTTAAGAACCCGTATCGACGCAACTTATAAGCCAGCTCTTGAAGCTGCGTATGGTGATGTTGTTGCAGCTGCACCGACTGAAATCGGTCATGAGCGTCGTCCTGGTGACGCTGGAACTGATAAGCACGGTTCAGATGTTGCTCCGATGATTGCTCAAAGTATGATTTATTGGGCAAATCAACCGTCGGTAACAGCGGTTACCGGTAAAAATGTTCAGATTGGTTTGGTGGGAGCTGGTGGTGTTCGAACGGATATCGCGTCAGGTGATTTCAGGGAAGGAAATGCGACGTTAGAATTATTACCATTCTCGAACTACTTGTCTATTTTAACCGTTAAAGGCGAAGTGATTCGAAATCTTATCGACACCACAATTGAGCCGACACTTGCGGAAGGTGCTCATGCTGGTAAGTTCCCATATGTATCGGGTATGCGTTACACGTTTACAGAAGATGTGAAAGGTGTATCAGGTACAGTGACGAGCCTGGAGGTTAATACTGGAACTGAAGAAAACCCAGTATGGACGACAATGAACGATGCTGATAACTACACTGTTATCGTTAATAACTATAATGCAAGTGGTAGTGATGGTTGGAATGTATTAGGCGATGCTCAGTTAACATCAACAGATCGTCAAGATATTGTGATTTCAGGCAATGGTTTTAAAACTTACAAAGTTAATAACCTGACATACGATGGAAGTACCGAGAAATATAGCGTCAACTATGATGGTGGTATTAAACCATGTGCGGAAGGCTCAGGTGACGTATGTAATACTGATGCAGAATCATTTATTTCTTGGGCTGAGCATAAGAAAGTATTAGAGCCACTAGGATTTGAAACAACAACGATTGAATATAAATAG